One segment of Paenibacillus rhizovicinus DNA contains the following:
- a CDS encoding sn-glycerol-1-phosphate dehydrogenase, whose product MDIKTALQAINEAAAKQPEGIVHAPITMAGVLEEGALAKVAPFIREQGFASVVLVVDENTWNAAGERLAASLKQAGVAFVVCRLKPNGQGDVIADEKTIVQVLLESPQEAQAVLAVGSGTINDVVRFVCFQTGRSFISVPTAASVDGFTSVGAPIIVNGFKQTVPAIAPAAIFADLTVLAAAPQRLTAAGFADMLGKFTSLADWRFSQQMAGEHFCPLAYELTERALLQCVEAVDEIATGSQRGVEVLMEALLLSGWSMLLVGHSRPASGGEHHLSHHWEMAYIAEGRRQLLHGAKVGVASVLLAKLYRERLGEAYPAIFGKLPESEQLRAWLQRAGGPADPGEIGLTEALIEESMQEAHKLRDRYTGLKHLVLNG is encoded by the coding sequence ATGGATATCAAGACAGCGTTACAGGCGATTAACGAAGCAGCGGCTAAACAGCCGGAGGGTATCGTGCATGCGCCGATTACCATGGCAGGCGTATTGGAGGAGGGGGCGCTCGCGAAAGTCGCTCCATTCATCCGGGAGCAAGGCTTTGCATCCGTCGTGCTTGTCGTCGACGAGAACACGTGGAACGCGGCCGGCGAACGATTGGCCGCATCGTTGAAACAGGCAGGAGTCGCGTTCGTCGTATGCCGTCTCAAGCCGAACGGACAAGGTGACGTCATCGCCGATGAGAAGACGATCGTGCAGGTGCTGCTGGAGTCGCCGCAGGAAGCGCAGGCCGTGCTTGCCGTCGGTTCGGGTACGATCAACGACGTCGTCCGCTTCGTCTGCTTCCAGACGGGACGCAGCTTTATCTCCGTTCCGACGGCGGCATCCGTCGACGGCTTCACGTCCGTCGGAGCGCCGATTATCGTGAACGGCTTCAAGCAGACGGTACCGGCCATCGCGCCCGCGGCGATCTTCGCCGATTTGACCGTGCTGGCGGCTGCGCCGCAGCGGCTGACGGCGGCGGGCTTCGCGGATATGCTGGGTAAATTCACCTCGCTGGCGGACTGGCGTTTCTCGCAGCAGATGGCAGGGGAACATTTCTGCCCGCTCGCGTACGAGCTCACGGAACGCGCGCTCCTGCAATGCGTGGAAGCCGTGGACGAGATCGCGACGGGGTCGCAGCGCGGCGTCGAAGTGTTGATGGAGGCGCTGCTGCTGTCCGGCTGGTCGATGCTGCTCGTCGGCCATTCGCGTCCGGCTTCGGGCGGCGAGCATCATTTGTCGCATCATTGGGAGATGGCGTACATCGCGGAAGGCCGCAGGCAGCTGCTGCACGGCGCCAAGGTCGGCGTCGCGTCCGTGCTGCTGGCGAAGCTGTACCGGGAACGGCTCGGCGAGGCGTATCCGGCTATTTTCGGCAAGCTGCCGGAGAGCGAGCAGCTGCGGGCATGGCTGCAGCGGGCCGGCGGACCGGCGGATCCCGGCGAGATCGGGTTGACGGAGGCGCTAATCGAGGAATCGATGCAAGAAGCGCATAAGCTGCGGGATCGCTACACCGGGTTGAAGCATCTGGTGCTGAACGGTTAA
- a CDS encoding DUF4362 domain-containing protein, giving the protein MLGAAGCATEQGHADHPAPSNTVHESVPLPKSTAANAADQVFVSRSLGFGSVNPAPYGIVTAQEQIDIFTKAVQTAQKIEGVLDVAQPDYDAVIQQDGNRREIHLWLNKNSEHGMYAEVSDTGTGYRLSTESTHDLMKLILEMPYDSKQAAANGDLVIANDQFNNWEVWTRFMKNVNAGTKDDIQIVQYTIEGGPIFDNLSFDGKTIRHQFDNTHDAYGSPMKRLEFCKSVKEETTEYGTFYTLAGCGDADAPSETFRLPIP; this is encoded by the coding sequence TTGCTTGGCGCGGCAGGCTGCGCGACGGAACAAGGACATGCTGATCATCCGGCTCCATCCAACACCGTTCATGAATCCGTGCCGCTTCCCAAGAGCACGGCAGCGAACGCTGCGGACCAAGTGTTCGTAAGCCGCTCGCTTGGCTTCGGAAGCGTCAATCCCGCTCCTTACGGCATCGTGACTGCTCAGGAACAGATCGATATCTTTACCAAAGCGGTCCAAACCGCCCAGAAAATAGAAGGCGTTCTCGACGTGGCTCAACCGGATTACGATGCCGTCATTCAGCAGGACGGCAACCGCCGGGAAATCCACCTGTGGCTAAACAAAAATAGCGAACACGGCATGTATGCCGAAGTCTCCGACACGGGCACGGGATACCGATTATCGACCGAATCCACGCATGATTTAATGAAGCTCATTTTGGAGATGCCATACGATTCCAAGCAAGCTGCAGCGAATGGCGACCTCGTGATCGCCAATGACCAGTTCAACAATTGGGAGGTCTGGACGCGGTTCATGAAGAACGTGAATGCCGGCACCAAAGACGACATTCAAATCGTGCAATATACGATCGAGGGCGGGCCCATCTTCGATAATCTGAGTTTCGACGGCAAGACGATCAGGCATCAATTCGATAATACGCATGATGCATACGGATCCCCGATGAAGCGATTAGAGTTCTGCAAATCGGTCAAAGAAGAGACGACGGAGTACGGCACGTTCTATACGCTTGCCGGCTGCGGGGACGCAGATGCACCAAGCGAGACCTTCAGACTGCCTATTCCTTAA
- a CDS encoding J domain-containing protein: protein MDELKKAYELLGLPEGAAKEEVEKRYFILIRRERSTRQREETEQTDEHAMNLEDINKAYKLILEYEEKKTMEEFNAAAYGKYKGMAGSAQKVDHFFSYYKFHVLGVIALILVIIFGTKGYIDHRHKMAELAKLPPIDVSVSFFGEYYSQDGSYPVSDLKPLEANFLSQFPNWKRVQAFFTYVPTDIKSEQDSALIQKSMIDLMMNKADVYILDKSNFGKLATEGSLLPLDGANAAKLGTGDKPELQLKATTEDVPEEHVYGVDISGSPLLKGLPVVGKEYIAGVRVNSARPDNALAFIEKYLE, encoded by the coding sequence ATGGATGAACTGAAGAAGGCTTACGAGCTGCTCGGCCTGCCGGAAGGCGCGGCTAAGGAAGAAGTGGAGAAACGGTACTTCATATTGATTCGCCGCGAACGCTCGACCCGTCAACGCGAAGAGACCGAACAAACGGACGAGCATGCGATGAATTTGGAAGACATCAACAAAGCGTACAAGCTGATTCTGGAATACGAAGAGAAGAAGACGATGGAGGAGTTCAACGCCGCCGCTTACGGCAAGTACAAAGGCATGGCCGGCTCCGCCCAGAAGGTCGACCATTTCTTCAGCTATTATAAATTCCATGTGCTCGGCGTCATTGCCCTCATTCTCGTGATTATTTTCGGAACGAAAGGCTATATCGACCATCGCCACAAAATGGCCGAACTCGCGAAGCTTCCGCCCATTGATGTAAGCGTCTCCTTCTTCGGCGAGTATTACAGCCAGGACGGCAGCTACCCCGTCAGCGACTTGAAGCCGCTGGAAGCGAATTTCTTGTCGCAGTTCCCGAACTGGAAGCGCGTCCAAGCCTTCTTCACGTACGTGCCGACCGACATCAAGAGCGAACAGGATTCCGCGCTCATCCAGAAGAGCATGATCGATCTGATGATGAACAAGGCGGACGTCTATATCTTGGATAAATCGAACTTCGGAAAGCTGGCCACGGAAGGCTCGCTGCTTCCGCTCGACGGCGCGAATGCCGCGAAGCTGGGCACCGGCGACAAACCGGAGCTGCAACTGAAGGCGACGACCGAAGACGTTCCCGAAGAGCATGTCTACGGCGTCGATATCTCCGGCAGCCCGCTCCTGAAGGGACTTCCCGTCGTCGGCAAAGAGTACATCGCAGGGGTCCGCGTCAACTCCGCCCGACCGGATAACGCGCTTGCGTTCATCGAGAAATATTTGGAGTAG
- a CDS encoding ketoacyl-ACP synthase III produces MLQHPLRSVAAITAFGAYVPERVLTNNDLEQMVETSDEWIFQRTGIKERRIAAEDQFCSDMCFGAVRDLQLRYGAVLEDVDYVLVATTTPDTFFPSMAARVQAEFGIASCGAADIQAACAGFVSALQLANGLLLSGVYHKILVIGAETLSKATDYTDRTTCILFGDGAGAMLVERREDGAFLASYNKTKGSDGQHLYRSSLASAIDGVPIQTNGKIVQNGRQVYAWAVTSVTKGIQTLMEQNSLTFEDISWFVPHSANMRIVESVCERTGIPLERTLTSVREYGNTSAASIPLAIDLALKEDRIKSGDTLLLYGFGGGLTESALLLRWSL; encoded by the coding sequence ATGCTGCAGCATCCTTTACGTTCAGTGGCGGCCATCACCGCTTTCGGCGCTTACGTACCCGAGCGAGTCTTGACGAATAACGATTTGGAACAAATGGTGGAAACGTCGGATGAATGGATTTTCCAGCGGACGGGCATTAAGGAACGGCGGATCGCGGCGGAAGATCAATTCTGCAGCGACATGTGCTTCGGCGCGGTGCGCGACTTGCAGCTGCGGTACGGAGCCGTGCTGGAAGACGTCGATTACGTGCTCGTCGCGACGACGACGCCGGATACGTTCTTCCCGAGCATGGCCGCGCGGGTGCAGGCCGAATTCGGCATCGCCTCCTGCGGCGCAGCCGACATTCAAGCCGCCTGCGCAGGCTTCGTCTCCGCCCTCCAGCTCGCCAACGGCCTGCTGCTGTCTGGCGTTTATCATAAAATTCTCGTCATCGGCGCCGAGACGCTGTCCAAGGCGACGGATTATACCGACCGCACCACCTGCATCCTGTTCGGCGACGGCGCCGGGGCGATGCTCGTGGAACGCCGCGAGGACGGAGCCTTCCTCGCTTCGTATAACAAAACAAAGGGCAGTGACGGCCAGCACTTGTACCGTTCGTCGCTAGCCTCGGCAATCGACGGGGTTCCGATCCAGACGAACGGGAAAATCGTCCAGAATGGCCGGCAGGTATACGCTTGGGCCGTAACCTCGGTAACCAAAGGAATCCAGACGTTGATGGAGCAGAACAGCCTGACGTTTGAAGACATCAGCTGGTTCGTGCCGCACAGCGCCAACATGCGCATCGTCGAATCCGTCTGCGAACGGACCGGCATTCCGCTTGAACGGACGCTGACGAGCGTGCGGGAATACGGCAACACGTCGGCGGCTTCTATCCCGCTGGCGATCGATCTGGCCTTGAAGGAAGACCGCATTAAATCCGGCGACACCTTGCTCTTGTACGGCTTCGGCGGAGGCTTGACGGAGTCGGCGCTGCTGCTTCGCTGGTCGCTGTAA
- a CDS encoding sugar-binding protein yields MRRKTLRKVTGVISCAAILLSYGYTPRIASASAPEVYDAVISAQDQQTVKGWGINGGDDYSYWGGAITSAEHKAEFNAVFGGVNNNGDPDPGLGITIDRVPVNIMLGDGAGNLNVKYMDEKCQLIQALAAKNLPYEMSVWSPPVGMKTLPIAGDKDGNGGVVTLRVDKEDTYAKYIVNMMKYIQSKGLPLPQFFAIQNEPWTMADYDAAYYTPQQYQRVVKKVRAALDATQGTATDVSAVTLLGPEDGYFSSTQFLGEDFSDLAKDPELDHAIGAFSTHSYDWGGTDIMSWVRATDKYPEKDKLMTEYCPIDLGDGEANDPLEMAVYTMQRFSNDMSAMKNNYWMYWDGTGGGTNFSNVNALTDHGTDDSGLTVGTPGKDYVRKSPLYYILQKVFTNVPAGSKVRTVTSNDPALTVAESNQKNVEDKVAFVNGDKTVVVLTNPTNTARLTNVSGLTGTSAKVYQTSTKDTDKPMNLAQQKNIANGKISMVSLAPFSVTVVVTSDADTAAPTVTFDQPGSSDAMDATHAVRDEQYELSGHLDEAGTIELSVNGSSVAVDQHDTDFSATVTLSPGMNTISTTATDQLGNTETVQNALALRYDPDYIGISLDQTDGYTNNADYTVSGFINASDGIVTINDDPVSVSPDAYAFQSTVTLHDGENTFTVNAADGKGHDAAPAILHVNLDQAAPDITVTSATTASRLVYVLKGSVSETAAVTINGSSVTVNPDQTFSQVVPVVEGPNTITVTATDRAGNVTTKAITIDCTPAKDGVIASGLAESPKTSTAPDVDGILDPNEGWVINNQVGKMISGMSDNDTTFGTMWDDDNLYVGVKVLDGSLQRNAAHDVWQDDSVEVYLDGSNSKAATYDKNDHQLTFGYSDSELGVGAGIAKKTAQSAIDGGYEMEFQIPWSSVGITKPAAGTSIGFDIGNNDNDNGGSGRDSVLMWNGTGDNYKDASKFGTLYLGNGAKTAVAEGPQAFITVDGNLNEPSWALNNAVSNPAAGHSDNAVTFGALSDDANLYVGVDVKDSNLQSNDGVELYLPDATGAIHQVAAGYDNQTLPSGGDLTGIQYHQFKTADGYSVELEIPWSDLDLTPTRDWSIPVEIVNNDDDGAGSAARLRWNGSDSALTDAASFGNLVLHGISIKEQTDTPTVEVPADLKDFTDEAADLTMVNDKSSHIEAINQTYFEGDHAAKFIQTTDGLKTPTEYVTYKSPEGDIYSFTINIGLFGDFASQSNFQVLGSVDGVNYQPIVFINSPDAQGVDAQGRPFWSSNLTPLVENLKVRYLKIVFPSPTTVINEQEGINHDQAYIGGVSFQYAPKPANIHTFIDNADDFTKLYDFTGKEVDDNGDLVLDGEGHPVGGLSNTIFFGGWEGADATDDAGNVTAIGDHDSGRFNPSANTTDASTYAVYKSPDGDITSFNVATTINDSAADKNKSQFTFYGSTDGQTYEPISVITTNVADYKSNHHYYTNTSVAMPSGIEYLKVVYPYPAQNWGIFLNQVAFDYVSAVTVPAVTGISPASGPVTGGTSVTISGTGFTGATGVMFGANEATSYTVNSDTSITATSPVGSGKVDVTVTTPAGTSAAVTGDSFTYLSNDDGSEITLPAVTGISPASGPVTGGTSVTISGTGFTGATGVMFGANAATSYTVNSDTSITANSPAGSGKVDVTVTTPAGTSATVTGDSFTYLSNDDGSEITLPAVTGISPASGPVTGGTSVTISGTGFTGATGVMFGTKAAASYTVNSDTSITAISPAGSGKVDVTITTPAGTSAAVAGDSFTYLPIDNGNTNNTGGGTPPANGGSSGSNDASNGNVIVTDKPALDSSTGTASVQITAAAVAGAFEKAAANGDGVKTVEVQVPKSDGAKAYQLTMPASLLTAGDSAQAINIKTDIATVTVPENMLTAEAPADAQNVSLIIAAGDKSTLAADIQAQIGDKPVIELRLLLDGKQTAWRNDSAPVTVGIPYAPTAEELKDPEHITIWYIDNSGKAVSIPSGKYDAATGMVTFSTTHFSEYAVVFVNKTFADIGNYGWAKKQIEVLASKGVINGTSAQTFSPAARITRADYLVLLVRTLGLSADFTDNFVDVNPEAYFYKEIGIAKKLGIATGVGDNSFNPEASISRQEMMTLTEKALRSLNQISQHGSAADLNKFADGSQVAAYAADSVAALLKEGLIEGDGDLIKPQANTTRAEAAVFLYRIYNLK; encoded by the coding sequence ATGAGAAGAAAGACATTAAGAAAGGTGACCGGCGTGATCTCGTGCGCCGCTATCCTGCTGTCGTACGGCTATACGCCGCGAATCGCCAGCGCATCGGCACCGGAGGTCTATGATGCCGTAATTTCTGCCCAGGACCAACAGACCGTCAAAGGCTGGGGAATCAACGGAGGCGACGACTATTCCTACTGGGGCGGGGCGATCACTTCAGCGGAACACAAGGCGGAATTCAACGCCGTATTCGGCGGCGTTAATAACAACGGCGATCCCGATCCGGGTCTTGGCATTACGATCGACCGGGTACCCGTCAACATCATGCTCGGCGACGGGGCAGGCAATTTGAATGTCAAATACATGGACGAGAAATGCCAACTGATTCAAGCGCTTGCCGCTAAGAACCTGCCCTACGAAATGTCGGTATGGAGTCCGCCGGTCGGCATGAAAACCCTCCCGATCGCCGGCGACAAAGACGGCAATGGCGGCGTCGTTACGCTTCGGGTGGACAAAGAGGACACGTATGCGAAATATATCGTGAACATGATGAAGTATATTCAAAGCAAAGGATTGCCTCTTCCCCAATTCTTCGCGATTCAGAACGAGCCATGGACGATGGCCGATTACGATGCGGCCTATTATACCCCTCAGCAGTATCAGCGCGTAGTGAAGAAGGTCAGAGCGGCATTGGATGCTACGCAAGGTACCGCCACTGACGTGTCGGCCGTAACGCTGCTCGGACCCGAGGACGGTTATTTCTCCTCCACGCAATTCCTTGGCGAGGATTTCTCCGATCTGGCCAAAGATCCCGAGCTCGATCATGCAATCGGAGCTTTCTCCACGCATTCGTACGACTGGGGTGGCACGGATATCATGTCCTGGGTACGCGCGACGGATAAATACCCGGAGAAGGACAAGCTGATGACCGAATACTGCCCGATCGATCTCGGCGACGGCGAAGCGAACGATCCGCTTGAAATGGCCGTCTATACGATGCAGCGGTTCTCGAACGACATGTCCGCCATGAAGAACAACTACTGGATGTATTGGGACGGTACGGGCGGAGGAACGAATTTCTCCAATGTCAACGCATTGACGGATCACGGCACCGACGATTCCGGCCTGACCGTAGGCACGCCGGGCAAGGATTATGTACGGAAATCGCCGCTCTATTATATTTTGCAAAAAGTATTCACCAATGTTCCCGCCGGTTCCAAGGTTAGAACGGTGACTTCGAATGACCCTGCCCTTACGGTTGCGGAAAGCAACCAAAAAAACGTCGAAGACAAGGTCGCGTTCGTGAACGGGGACAAAACGGTCGTCGTCTTAACCAACCCGACGAACACGGCCAGGCTTACGAACGTAAGCGGTCTGACGGGGACTTCGGCAAAAGTGTATCAGACGTCAACCAAAGATACGGACAAGCCGATGAATCTGGCGCAACAGAAGAATATCGCGAATGGCAAAATCTCCATGGTTTCGCTCGCCCCCTTCAGCGTAACTGTAGTCGTCACTAGCGACGCGGATACGGCTGCACCTACGGTAACCTTCGATCAGCCAGGCAGCTCCGATGCAATGGACGCGACTCACGCCGTAAGAGATGAGCAGTACGAACTGTCCGGCCATCTTGACGAGGCAGGAACGATCGAACTGAGCGTCAACGGGTCTTCGGTTGCGGTCGATCAGCACGATACCGATTTCTCGGCAACGGTGACCTTGTCGCCCGGGATGAATACGATCAGTACGACCGCGACGGATCAATTGGGCAATACCGAGACGGTCCAAAACGCGCTTGCGCTCCGATATGACCCTGACTATATCGGGATCTCATTGGATCAGACGGACGGTTATACAAACAATGCCGACTATACGGTATCGGGTTTCATCAACGCGTCCGACGGAATTGTAACCATCAACGATGATCCGGTTTCTGTCAGTCCAGATGCGTATGCGTTCCAATCGACGGTAACGCTTCATGACGGCGAGAACACCTTTACCGTGAATGCTGCGGATGGGAAAGGCCATGACGCAGCGCCGGCGATCCTTCATGTCAATTTGGATCAGGCAGCTCCGGACATCACCGTGACTTCCGCAACGACTGCTTCAAGATTGGTCTACGTCTTGAAAGGCAGCGTGTCGGAAACAGCCGCCGTTACGATCAACGGTTCATCCGTAACGGTCAATCCCGATCAAACGTTCAGCCAGGTCGTGCCTGTCGTCGAAGGACCGAACACGATCACGGTTACCGCGACGGACAGGGCCGGAAACGTCACGACCAAAGCCATCACGATTGACTGCACGCCGGCGAAGGACGGCGTAATCGCTTCCGGTTTGGCCGAATCCCCTAAGACGTCCACCGCTCCTGACGTGGATGGCATATTGGATCCTAACGAAGGCTGGGTCATCAACAACCAGGTCGGCAAGATGATCTCCGGCATGTCCGATAACGACACGACCTTCGGCACGATGTGGGATGACGACAATCTCTATGTGGGCGTCAAAGTACTGGACGGAAGCCTTCAAAGGAACGCCGCTCACGATGTGTGGCAGGATGACTCGGTCGAAGTTTATCTCGACGGCAGCAATTCGAAAGCGGCTACTTACGATAAGAACGATCATCAGCTTACGTTCGGTTACAGCGATTCGGAATTAGGCGTTGGAGCCGGTATAGCCAAGAAGACGGCGCAGTCCGCTATTGACGGCGGCTATGAAATGGAATTTCAAATCCCTTGGTCGTCTGTCGGCATTACGAAGCCTGCCGCGGGTACGTCCATCGGCTTCGATATCGGCAACAACGATAACGATAACGGCGGCTCCGGCCGAGATAGCGTTCTTATGTGGAACGGTACGGGGGACAACTACAAGGATGCTTCGAAATTCGGCACCTTGTATCTCGGCAACGGGGCAAAGACCGCAGTAGCCGAAGGTCCTCAGGCATTTATTACGGTCGACGGAAACCTGAATGAACCTTCATGGGCATTGAACAACGCGGTATCCAATCCTGCGGCAGGGCATTCGGATAATGCCGTTACGTTCGGCGCCTTGAGCGACGACGCCAACCTCTATGTCGGCGTGGATGTCAAAGATTCGAATCTACAAAGCAACGACGGTGTCGAACTGTATCTCCCCGATGCAACGGGCGCTATTCACCAAGTAGCAGCGGGCTATGACAATCAAACCCTTCCCTCCGGCGGAGATCTTACAGGCATTCAATACCACCAGTTCAAAACGGCGGACGGCTATTCCGTTGAACTGGAAATCCCTTGGAGCGACCTTGATTTGACGCCGACCAGGGATTGGAGCATCCCGGTGGAAATCGTCAATAACGACGATGACGGAGCCGGAAGCGCAGCTCGATTGAGATGGAACGGCAGCGATTCCGCGCTAACCGATGCGGCCTCCTTCGGCAACCTGGTGCTTCACGGCATCTCGATCAAGGAGCAGACCGATACGCCTACCGTGGAAGTACCGGCGGATCTTAAGGACTTTACGGACGAGGCCGCTGACCTCACTATGGTAAACGATAAATCTTCGCATATCGAAGCGATCAATCAAACGTATTTCGAGGGCGATCACGCCGCAAAGTTCATTCAAACGACCGACGGACTCAAGACTCCGACGGAATATGTCACCTATAAGTCGCCCGAAGGCGATATCTATTCGTTCACTATTAATATCGGCCTATTCGGCGACTTCGCGTCGCAGTCGAACTTTCAGGTTCTGGGCTCGGTCGACGGCGTGAACTACCAGCCGATCGTCTTCATCAACAGCCCTGACGCCCAAGGCGTGGATGCCCAAGGCAGGCCTTTCTGGAGTTCCAATTTGACGCCATTGGTCGAGAATCTGAAGGTCAGGTATTTGAAAATTGTATTCCCGTCTCCGACCACGGTCATCAATGAACAGGAAGGCATCAATCACGACCAGGCTTATATCGGCGGCGTCTCCTTCCAATACGCTCCGAAGCCTGCGAATATCCATACCTTCATCGACAATGCCGATGATTTCACGAAGCTGTATGACTTTACCGGCAAAGAAGTAGACGACAATGGAGATTTGGTGCTTGATGGCGAGGGGCATCCCGTAGGAGGCCTGTCGAACACCATTTTCTTCGGCGGTTGGGAAGGCGCGGATGCTACGGATGATGCTGGCAACGTAACAGCTATTGGCGACCATGACTCCGGAAGGTTTAATCCTTCGGCGAATACGACCGATGCATCTACGTATGCCGTTTACAAGTCGCCCGACGGAGATATAACTTCCTTCAACGTCGCAACGACGATCAACGACTCGGCTGCAGATAAGAACAAGTCCCAGTTTACCTTCTACGGATCGACGGACGGTCAAACCTATGAGCCGATCAGCGTCATTACGACGAACGTAGCCGACTACAAGAGCAATCATCACTATTACACGAACACGTCCGTCGCGATGCCAAGCGGCATCGAATACCTGAAGGTCGTATACCCGTATCCGGCCCAAAATTGGGGTATCTTCCTGAATCAGGTCGCGTTCGATTATGTCTCCGCAGTAACGGTTCCGGCCGTCACGGGCATTAGCCCGGCCAGCGGTCCGGTAACGGGAGGCACGTCGGTAACAATCAGCGGTACGGGATTCACCGGCGCCACGGGCGTGATGTTCGGCGCTAACGAGGCAACCTCTTATACCGTCAACAGCGATACGTCCATTACGGCAACCTCTCCTGTCGGAAGCGGCAAAGTGGATGTGACCGTAACTACGCCGGCCGGTACAAGCGCTGCTGTCACGGGCGACAGCTTCACTTACTTGTCAAACGACGATGGCAGTGAAATAACGCTTCCGGCCGTCACGGGTATCAGCCCGGCCAGCGGTCCGGTAACGGGAGGCACGTCGGTAACGATCAGCGGTACGGGGTTCACCGGCGCCACGGGCGTGATGTTCGGCGCTAACGCGGCAACCTCTTATACCGTCAACAGCGATACGTCCATTACGGCAAACTCTCCTGCCGGAAGCGGCAAAGTGGATGTGACCGTAACTACGCCGGCCGGTACAAGCGCTACTGTCACGGGCGACAGCTTCACTTACTTGTCGAACGACGACGGCAGTGAAATAACGCTTCCGGCCGTCACGGGTATCAGCCCGGCCAGCGGTCCGGTAACGGGAGGTACATCGGTAACGATCAGCGGTACGGGGTTCACCGGCGCCACGGGCGTGATGTTCGGCACCAAGGCGGCAGCCTCTTATACCGTCAACAGCGATACGTCCATTACGGCTATCTCTCCTGCCGGAAGCGGCAAGGTGGATGTGACCATAACAACGCCGGCCGGTACAAGCGCTGCTGTTGCGGGCGACAGCTTCACTTACTTGCCGATCGACAATGGCAATACCAACAATACTGGCGGCGGAACTCCACCGGCGAATGGCGGCTCCTCAGGCTCAAATGATGCGTCCAACGGCAATGTAATCGTAACGGACAAGCCAGCATTGGACAGCAGTACGGGGACGGCATCGGTTCAAATCACCGCGGCTGCCGTGGCCGGCGCATTCGAGAAAGCGGCCGCGAACGGGGACGGCGTGAAAACGGTCGAAGTTCAAGTCCCTAAATCGGACGGAGCAAAAGCTTATCAGCTAACCATGCCTGCAAGCCTCTTAACCGCGGGGGATTCAGCTCAAGCGATTAACATCAAGACCGACATCGCGACGGTGACGGTTCCGGAGAATATGCTAACTGCCGAAGCTCCAGCCGACGCGCAGAATGTCTCCCTGATCATTGCTGCCGGAGACAAGAGTACGCTCGCCGCGGATATTCAGGCACAAATAGGCGACAAACCCGTTATTGAGCTACGTCTATTGTTGGATGGCAAACAGACGGCATGGCGTAACGACAGCGCCCCCGTGACGGTCGGCATTCCTTATGCACCAACGGCGGAAGAGTTGAAAGACCCGGAACACATCACGATCTGGTATATCGACAATTCCGGCAAGGCCGTATCCATTCCAAGCGGCAAATACGACGCAGCAACGGGTATGGTGACCTTTAGCACCACCCACTTCAGCGAATATGCGGTGGTCTTCGTGAACAAGACCTTTGCAGACATCGGCAATTACGGCTGGGCGAAGAAACAGATCGAAGTACTGGCCTCCAAGGGCGTCATCAACGGCACATCGGCGCAAACCTTCTCTCCTGCCGCCCGTATTACGAGAGCGGATTATCTGGTTCTGCTGGTCAGGACGCTGGGATTATCGGCGGACTTCACGGACAACTTTGTTGACGTTAATCCTGAAGCGTACTTCTATAAGGAAATCGGCATCGCCAAGAAGCTGGGAATTGCTACGGGAGTCGGCGACAACAGCTTCAATCCCGAAGCTTCGATATCGAGGCAGGAAATGATGACGCTGACCGAGAAGGCGTTAAGAAGCCTCAACCAAATCAGCCAACATGGCTCGGCGGCGGATTTGAACAAATTTGCGGACGGATCCCAGGTTGCGGCCTATGCCGCGGACAGCGTGGCTGCATTATTGAAGGAAGGCTTGATTGAAGGCGACGGCGATTTGATCAAACCGCAAGCCAACACGACAAGAGCGGAAGCTGCCGTATTCCTTTACAGGATCTATAACCTCAAATGA